The genomic DNA GCGAAGCACGGACGTGCTTAGAAGCTCACTGGAGAGGATAATACAGTAGAATCAGCAGACGAGGAAATATCAAAATAGgtttgaattttctccattagtTTATTCGTATTCACATTTACAGAAGTAATATCTTTACACTGGTGCTCATTGAAAGATACCCATACCTCCTTTTGCGCGAATCATGTAGCCAGAGCTTCAAAGGGAACTAACCTAGTAACTGAActaaaagaagaaaacgatACGGATTGGGGGATGAAAGACTTTTCTCAACTAGGATCAGTAAGCACATGATTCGGGCCAACAAGTTGTATACACGATTAACCATCTCGGAAGCTGAAAGGGTGAGTTTTCTGCTTATCCAGCTTCTCCACTGGACCTGTAGAACAAGTAATAATAGCACCAAGTTATGTAGGACCATTACAGAAAAAAGTTCTGCATCACCAGCAAGGAACTTGTTGAAGAGAAGGATCCATTGTCATAAACAACAGATTCAATTGACCGACCTGATATTCAGCCTCTAACTTCAACCAGATGGCCAAGTTACAATTCGCCAAAGCTTTACAACTTCATAGAACACAtggcctttttcttttcatctctGCATTTAAGTTTGACCCAGTAAATAGTGCGTGGACATAGGATacgagagagagggggagagagacagagagacagagagagagcaaTGCCTTTCATTTGAATATCGGGGCATATGGAGCTGGACAAGGAGATACGGTGTGATCAGGTAACTGGTCTATCAGGTCAACCGCTGCCTGCAGGCATGCTGTGAGCATCTTCTTCTCTGACCTCACAAGCTGCGTGGCAACCCGCTTCTTAGGATTTAATGTCGGATCTGCCAACTGAAGGGAAAAAAGGGAGGAAAGTTtaaatatgaataaatgtatTTTCAGAAATGTTATATACCAGAAAAATGTTAGAGCATAACTCACCAAAGACTCATCTTCGCTCAAGGTAGTTGGGTAGCGAGCCAGTCGAGACTTGAAATAGTCAGCCAGTTGATCCAAGACTGCCCTTTCCATGCAAGGGCTCACCTGCAGCATGAAATTCAATAATGCAGACTGTCTTACTAGTACGCACGtgcgcagagagagagagagagagagagagctgctTGTACGTAGAGCATCATCATAAGATAGTATCTCCTGATACATTTAAAGTATATTCCGCCTTCAGTAAAAGTCCAAGGATGGAAGGaacatatttaatttgataaaaCTGAGACTAAACAAGTATACCCCCCCAGACATCTTCGCCTCATACTTATACTCTTCATTACAATGAATTGTACTAGGAGCTATCAATGGTGTATTACAAACCTTTAAAAGAGAACAACATCGAATCATCTTTTTAGAAAAACACAAAATCAAAAGAGTTATTAAGCTAAACTAAGTTCAAAGAAAAACTCAGCATGCAGGATCCAGACTGCAAGAACTTACCAGACAGATTGGACCTTGTGAGGAAATAACTGACTGCATTTCAGAGGGATCTGAAACATAGCCCAGTCGAAGATAAGGAAGCATATCTAAAATGGcttccctttcctttcctGCATACACCTGCAGCATGGGAACTGTCAAAAGAATTTCCTAGGATTCAAATAAACCATCTGTCAAAGTTTGATTCCATACATGAAAAGTTTGTATCGAtagttttccatttctttgaGCAACCATTCTTTTATCCTGATACTGAGGATCATCTGTATTCAGAGCTGCCTGAAAGAAGTACGCAAAGTATATTAAGATGTGGATGTATAGTCTGGAATTCAATTTAAGATAAGTAGAGAACCAATTTCTTATACCTCCACGACTAAGCGGTCATAGGCATTATCTTCATCAACAAACCCATAGTTTATCAGCAGTTTCGAGTTGGGCTGAGGACCACACCTTGAAACACAGTTTTCAGACTTTCAATGCAACCAAAAGAggggagaaaagaaaaaagaaaaaaagaaaaaaaaaatgaagaaggtGAATGGCTCAAGGTCCAAAAAGGTTAGACCACAGAGCAAAAGCCATACCAGACAACAATTGATTCCCCAGCCTTGTACGCCCGATCAACCACTAGTTGGACTGCACCATCAACAGCAGTCAACATGGCCTTGCAGTTGCTTCTATAAGCTAGCAATGGAGGTCCAAGAGGGACCAAAGCAAACCTTCGAGCCAAACTGACTTTCTGAATTTAAATAGGAATTCATTTGTTAATTCAAATAAATCTTATATCCTTAACGATCTCCATGCAAACAGTAAATAGTGATTAAACCAAAAGGAGAAATCACGtaaacaataaataataatagcaACGTGCTCAATTGAGGATATGATTCATCGTCAATATTAACCCACCACAACTAAAAAACCACTTATGCATTTAAAGAGTAAGTTTTCAAAAACGAcacatcaaattttttttcctttttttggggACAAACAGCGGATTGACAATTAATGATAAGAAGTAAACTCAGCAAGCGGAAAAGCTATATCTAGTTAAGCAAAGTTCTGATCAAGCAGGTCAGAGATAAATTTCAGTAAGAAGCTCAATGTAACCAATTGTAGAAATGCCTTACCTGCAAGTGCACCACACAAGACTGAACTGCAACAAAAGCTTGCTTGAAAATCTCAAATGGGAAGGCTTCAGTTGGTATGTCATATGGATATTGCTGAAATGGAAATACAAATTTCCAGGTATTTCAAACCATAATTGTGAAATGTGTCAATTAAAGGtgataaataattattcataaGAATTACCTGAAACAAGGAACCAGCCATA from Punica granatum isolate Tunisia-2019 chromosome 2, ASM765513v2, whole genome shotgun sequence includes the following:
- the LOC116196121 gene encoding ribulose-1,5 bisphosphate carboxylase/oxygenase large subunit N-methyltransferase, chloroplastic isoform X2 is translated as MDISPLRRHCISPPPPRPLSALPRLSVSLRRSPWLASSFLSIHRRRNLCCASSSSETLVEEGRRHGEAIVSKKGDEEFGDLKSWMHRNGLPPCKVMLKERPSHDKKHSPIHYVAASEDLQAGDVAFSVPNSLVVTLERVLGNETIAELLATNKLSELACLALYLMYEKKQGKKSFWYPYIRELDRQRGRGQMAVESPLLWSESELDYLTGSPTKAEALERAEGIKREYNELDTVWFMAGSLFQQYPYDIPTEAFPFEIFKQAFVAVQSCVVHLQKVSLARRFALVPLGPPLLAYRSNCKAMLTAVDGAVQLVVDRAYKAGESIVVWCGPQPNSKLLINYGFVDEDNAYDRLVVEAALNTDDPQYQDKRMVAQRNGKLSIQTFHVYAGKEREAILDMLPYLRLGYVSDPSEMQSVISSQGPICLVSPCMERAVLDQLADYFKSRLARYPTTLSEDESLLADPTLNPKKRVATQLVRSEKKMLTACLQAAVDLIDQLPDHTVSPCPAPYAPIFK
- the LOC116196121 gene encoding ribulose-1,5 bisphosphate carboxylase/oxygenase large subunit N-methyltransferase, chloroplastic isoform X1, with amino-acid sequence MDISPLRRHCISPPPPRPLSALPRLSVSLRRSPWLASSFLSIHRRRNLCCASSSSETLVEEGRRHGEAIVSKKGDEEFGDLKSWMHRNGLPPCKVMLKERPSHDKKHSPIHYVAASEDLQAGDVAFSVPNSLVVTLERVLGNETIAELLATNKLSELACLALYLMYEKKQGKKSFWYPYIRELDRQRGRGQMAVESPLLWSESELDYLTGSPTKAEALERAEGIKREYNELDTVWFMAGSLFQQYPYDIPTEAFPFEIFKQAFVAVQSCVVHLQKVSLARRFALVPLGPPLLAYRSNCKAMLTAVDGAVQLVVDRAYKAGESIVVWCGPQPNSKLLINYGFVDEDNAYDRLVVEAALNTDDPQYQDKRMVAQRNGKLSIQTFHVYAGKEREAILDMLPYLRLGYVSDPSEMQSVISSQGPICLEILSYDDALRTSSSLSLSLSLRTCVLVRQSALLNFMLQVSPCMERAVLDQLADYFKSRLARYPTTLSEDESLLADPTLNPKKRVATQLVRSEKKMLTACLQAAVDLIDQLPDHTVSPCPAPYAPIFK